The DNA sequence GATAACGAGGACTCGTTTCCCCTTGACCTGTTCCTGGTCCGGGACGTAGATTATTGAATTCGCCTTGACGATTTTCGCCTTCGGGTTATATTTCCGGGCATTGGCTTCCACGGAGGCTATCTCTTCCGGCTTGGCGGAATCGACTTTATTGATGATGATGACATCCGCCAGTTCGAAATTCACCCTGCCCGGATAATAGCTTAGTTCATGGCCTGCCCTCAAGGGGTCGGCAACGGTGATATAGATATTGGGCTTGAAGAATGGAATATCGTTATTTCCGCCATCCCAGATGACGACGTCCGCTTCCTTTTCCGCGGCGCGCAGGACCTTTTCGTAATCCACCCCGGCGAATACTATGATGCCGTTCCTGATATGGGGTTCGTAATCTTCCCTTTCCTCGATAGTGCATTTATGCTTATCAAGATCGGCGACGGTTTCATAGCGCTGGACCGTTTGCTCGACCAGATTCCCGTAGGGCATCGGGTGGCGGCAGACAGCTACTTTCTTACCCATGGATTTAAGGATTTTCACGACACATCTGGAGACCGGACTTTTACCCGCGCCGGTCCGGACCGCGCAGACCGCCACGATTGGCTTGGTGGATTTTACCATGAGTCCCTCGGTTTTGGGTAACGTGAAGACAGCCCCAGCCTGTTCCACTTTTTTTCTCTGGACATCGATATAATTATAGGAAACGTCGCTGTAGGCAAAGACGACTTCTTCTACTTTATCCTGTTTAATAAGGTCGGTCAGCATTTTTTCCGGCTTTATGGGGATGCCCTGGGGATATAAATTGCCAGCCAATTCCGGCGGATAGCGCCGGTCGTCTATATGGGGAATCTGGGTTGCCGTAAAAGTGGTCACGTGGATTTGGGGATTATTGCGATAAAGCATGTTAAAAAGGTGGAAATCCTTGCCTGCGGCGCCCATAATTAATACGTTTTTAGTCATAGTCTGTCACTCCTTCCCGCAAGGCGGGATTTCGGGAACGCCCGATTACAGGAACCCCCCTGAATGGGCGCACTCGATTGAGATTATTAGTTTAAAGACAAGAGATTTTATACTGGGAAAAGCCTAAAAGCAAGGAAAATCCGAGTGTTTTTTGTTGCCCCGCAAAGCGGCTTTTCCTATAATCAAGGGCAAGATATGCCAAAATTACTGATTATCGAAGGCATGGGCAAGGGAACCACTTACGAGATAAGCGGAAACACCTCTTTGGGCAGGGCCTCCTCCAACCTTATCCAACTTTTCGGCAAGCAAATCTCGCGCAATCACAGCATCATAGTTAAAAAGGGTAGTAATTTCATCATTCGTGATTTGAACAGCCGCAACGGCATTTTCGTAAACAGCAAGAAGGTTGAAGAACAGGTTTTAAAGGAAGGTGATGAAATAGCCATCGGGACGGTGAAAATGATATACGAGCCTTCTTTTGACATAAAGACCGCTTACGGGAAAGAGGATAGTTTAATCGTCCTTCCGGATGAAGAATCCGTAGCGACCTCCATGATTACCACGTCCATTCCGGAGGCGACCATAGCGCTTGACGAATCCCGCGCCCTGACGCCGATTAAGAAGACCGGGAAAACGATTGACAGCGAGGCAATGAAGCGTCTGGAAGTGGTTAACCAGCGCCTCAAAGCACTTTATGAAATCGCTTCTTTATCCGGCGCCATGATGGAAGAAGAGGAATTGCTCAAACGCGCCTGCGAAATCATATTTTCCGTTATCAAAGCGGAACGGGTGGCGATTATGTTTTCCGATGAAGCGGGCAACGAGGTCCATCCGGCAATCATCCGCTCACCCGAAGGCCCGGGCGGGGACATCACTTTAAGCCAGACCATTTTAAAGGAAGTGATTAAAAACAAGCGGGCGGTTTTCTCGCCCGATATTGAGGTTGATAAGCGTTTCCAGCTAAGCCAGAGCATAAGGCTCGACCAGATAAAATCGATCCTGTGCACGCCGCTGGTGACCAAGAACCGACTCATCGGGGCAATATACCTGGATACGCGCGACCCGCAATATACATTTATCGAAGACGAGCTTCACCTGCTTATTGCCATCAGCCAGCAGGTGGCGATTGCCCTGGAAAACACCCGGCTTTACCACCAGGTTAATGAGGAGGTGAAAATTCTCAGGAAGAAAACCCAGGAAGAAGCCAGCTTAATCGGCGAAGATAAATCCATGCAGGATGTTTTGGATAAGATAAACAAGATTGCGTCTTCGGATGTAACCGTTCTTTTGGGAGGCGAAACGGGAACCGGCAAGGAGCTCATCGCCCATGCCATCCATTATGCCGGTAACCGGCGCGACAAGCCGTTTATTGCCGTGGATTGCTCCACCATCCCCGTGACATTGCTGGAAAGCGAACTCTTCGGACACGAGCGCGGGGCTTTTACCGGCGCCAGCCGCATGAAGGTTGGAAAATTCGAGCTTGCCGAAGGCGGGACAATTTTCCTTGATGAAATTTCCAATATGGATATGGCAACACAGGCGAAGTTCCTGCGGGTACTGGAAGAGCGCAAGTTCACCAGGGTGGGCGGGATAAAAGTGATGTCGATAAACGTCCGGATAATCGCCGCGACCAACGAGGATCTGGAAATGCTGATAAAAGAAGAGAAATTCCGGGAGGATTTATACTATCGTCTGGCGGTCATGCCGATTATCCTGCCGCCCTTGCGCGACCGGAAGAACGATATCCCGCTTCTGGCAAAACATTTCCTGCGTAAGTTTGCCGAGACGAGCAAGAAGAATATCACCAGCATTACGCCGGAGGCCATGAAATATCTCGTTTCTTACAATTGGCCCGGAAACGTCCGGGAGTTGCGTAATATCATCGAGCGCGCGGTGGTTTTAGGGGCCAAGACAATAATTACCCCGGAAGAATTGCCCATGCACATCACCAAAAAGGCGCCTACCCATGAAATGATGATAATGGAAAATCTCAATAAGATGTCTTTGGATAATATCCTCAAGCAAGTGGAAAAACAATGTATCATACAGGCGTTGACCGAGGCAAAAGGGCGCAAAACCGTGGCGGTGAAAATGCTCAGGATATCCCGCCCGACCCTGGATAAGAAGATAAAGGAGTATGATATCCCGGTATGAAACAGACAAAGCCATATATCAGCGAGCTGAAAGACAACGAAACAATAAAGCGGGTTTTCCTGGTCGCTGCCAAGGATGTCAAAAAGGATAAAAACAACCGTCCTTATTTTGACCTGAAACTGGCGGATAAGACCGGGAGCATTCCTGCCAAGATGTGGAATAACGCGAATATTGACAGGCTGGATAAAAGTTTCGCCAAGGACGATTTTATTTATGTCGCCGGGAAGCTGGAAGCGAGCGCCAAATACGGGCGGCAGATAATAGTAGACAGCCTTGACCGGATCGAGGAAACCGATATAGATTTATCTGATTTTGTCCGCCAGTCCGGGCAGGATGTTGAACTCTTGTTTTCCCAGCTGTCCGAGGCGATGGAGGCAATCGAAAATCCACACCTTTCCAAGCTGGGCACTTTGTTCTTTAAGGATAAGGAGTTTATTGATTCTTTCAAGAAGGCACCCGCCTCCATAACGCATCATCAGGGATATTTGGGAGGATTGCTGGAGCATACTGTTGCCATCCTTAGCCTGGCAAAGAATCTTCTGGTGAGCTATCCGAAACTCAATCGCGATTTGCTTCTCTTCGGGGTTTTCCTCCATGATATAGGCAAGGTCAAGGAATATCAGATTAAACTGCGGCCCGACCATACGGATGAAGGCAGGTTAATTGGCCATACGGTTTTAGGAATTTTAATGCTGGAAGAAAGGGCCAAAGCGATCAAGGATTTTCCGGTGGAGTTATTAATGCAGCTGCGGCATCTTATCATCAGCCATCACGGGGAGCGTGAATACGGGGCGCCGGTTGTCCCGATGACCGCCGAGGCAATGGCACTGCATTTCCTGGATAATATAGATGCACGGTTAGCGGAATATTACGAGATTACGGAAACGCTGCCCGCGGAGGCAGTGTGGACCAATTGGCTGCCGTCGCTGGACCGCCGGTTCTACCGCCCTCCAGAAACCGTATAATAAAAGGCGGTTATTTTTTATTTTCTACTCGTTCCCCAATCATTATCTTGGGAGGAGGATTAATATACTCTCTTACCAAGAGGCGCTTGCATTCCAACGGGTAAAATTTATAAGGCGCATAATGGTTTATTAGCAAAGACATATCTTTTAGCTCCCCGGTAATTTTGCCGGTAATTTTCCGGTTATTAATTTTGATGGTTGTTGTTCCGTCTGTTTCATGAAAAAGGGATGCTTTATATATTGCCGGTTCGGCAGGCAAAACGCCGTATTTACAATTAACTTTTTGCTCTCCGGCAATAACCGCGTAAATATCTCCCGTATACATATTCCAGGAATCATTAATTCCCAATGTGATTTCCCGGCTTTTAAGAGATTCGTTTATTTGTTTCAATATATAATTAATACGCATCCTTACTTCCGGGTCCGATGTTTCTTTAAGTGTTTTTGCCAATGATTCAAGGGAAGGCTCGCCGATTTTTATTAAAGCGTTCTGTGCTGATTCCCTTGTTTCCCAATCATCATCGCCGAGACTAACTACAAGTTTATTAAGCCGGTTTTTAAGCTCGTCATTGATTTTAACCGGAGATGTTAGCTTTACATTCAGATAAAATGCTTCAATGTATCCGGCGGTGTCCCCGTAAAGAATGTCACATTCTATCGCGAAACCTTGAAGGGGCGGAATGTTTTTGATTTTTATCGTACGGTTATTCCAATCATTGTCCTTCCCGTCTTTAAGCGAATTGATTACCAGCGAGCTTTTGCCTGCGTTATCTTTGCGGATAGAATAATCGATTTCTTTTTCCGCTTCCCATTTAGCGGCGTCTAATTTGCCGGAACTGAAATCCTCATAAAACGGAAGAAGGTCGAATAGCGTAAAATTAGCCGCCGTGGCGCCGGGATTGCCGTAATAAAGCCAATAATTAGCATCTTTTGATTCCGGCGGAAGAGCTTTTTCCAAATTAAACCACAGTGTCGTTTCTTTAGCCTTTTCGTCTTGGTTTTCGATAACAAAAGGAATTTCCGTCCCTTTATAAACCAGTCTTAGATCGGCTAAAACAGGGGATGCGTTGTTCCCAAATCGGTTTTTATCTATCACGAAATCTATCGTATAATTTTTGTTCAAAGGTGTTTTTGTCTGATTGGTTATTTCTATATTATTTCGGTATGCCCAATCTGCATCCCACCACCCGGATGGTTTATCGCCGCTTGATTGGGAAAGAACGAGAGAGGGATTACGGATAGTGAAAAACAGCAGCGCTAAAAACACTGTAAAAAGGGCAAGTGTTTTTAAGAATTTCTGCGCCGAACTAAAATTAGCGTCTTTCGCCATAAAGAATAAAAAACGGAGATAAGAATATTCCCTTATTCCTTATCGTTGAGATGAAAAGATTTAAAAAGCTCCCCGCGTATCTATAAAGCGGATTATTCCTGCAGCCGTAATAGCCATTGATTATCCGTGCCTTAAATCCTTTTTGTGACAGGGCGTTTCTTAAGCGATAAGGATTCATCAGGTGTTCCATCCAGTTACCAGTATATGGATCACAGGTGTTGGTCGGGTGAGACAGTTGCTTGGGTAGGCAACCGGTTTTTGAGTAGGCATCAACCGCTTTTATGATATCCGGTTTCATCATTCCCCTTGTGGCAATTGCCAGCTTGTCGGTTTCCACTTCAGAAAGGCTTGATACGCGTTCGCGGATGATTTCCTGGCGGATGGTTAAGTAAGCACGGCTGGTATCACGTTCTTTATGCCCGTATTCGGGTTTCCGGTCGCAATGCTCGGCTTCATATTGCTTCCTCGATACGCGCAAGGTATAAAGCTTATTAAACATATTGGCGCCGGACGCCATGATTATCTTTAGCGTCCCATCGGATAAGCCGGGAAGCTTATCAAAAAAAGAGGCGATATCATAGACATGCTCGATTACGTCGTAAGAGGCAATCGTATCGCAGTTAAGTTCATGCTCATGTAAAAAGGAGATGGTTTCATCTATATCACCGCAGACATAATAATCCGCGTCCAGTCCGAGTGCTCTGGCGGTTGTCTTGGCGTCGTTACAGGAAACGTCGTAGATATCATTATAAATCACCGTGCCCAGCCCAAGTTCCTTGGCCAATAAAGAAAGTATGCCCGAACCTCCCCCGTAGTCTATAAAGACGAATTCTTTCAATGGCTTATTGTTTCCAACAAGCACCCATGCCAGAAGATAAGAATACAACTGTAAATTCGCCGTCAGGTTTGCCGTTTTGGATGCAAGATATGTTTTGCCGTAATCGGATATTTGAAGTTCGGTTATTTTAAAAGATTTCAGCTTGATGAAAACCTTTTCCGCGGCCTGATTTATCTTTTCAAGTAACTGCCAATTTATCGGCAGACGGGCGTTTTTATAGATAAATTTCATAACGTTTATTTATTAGGCTTTCGGCAAACACAAATCTTTTCATCTTTCAGCAAGCCGTGTTTTTGGATAAGGGTATCTCCCAGCATGGCCGCGTAGTTATCAGGTGTTACGATAAAACCCGCTTCTTCAAGTCTCTTGAAATAATCTCGTCCGTAAATCCTGACATGGTCCGGATGCCCGAAAACCTTTTCCCGTTCCGCCGCCGGTACCGCAGGGTCTTCAAAGGTTCGTTCTCGCTTAATATCAACCGGTGTTTGCAAGATTCCCCATCCGCCCGGTTTTAATATCCGGCAAATCTCATTCATTGCCTTTCGGTCGTCTGGAATATGTTCAAGCACATGATAACAAATTATGCAATCAAAATGGTTCGCGGGGAACGGTGTTTTTGTCAAATCCACCCTCAGCATAGCCCAAGATGACGAAAGGTCAGCGCTTAAATAATCAAGGTTCGGGCATGCCCGATATTTTCCCTGGAGGAATCGCAAAGGCGCGATGTCAAGAACCTTCAGTGGCGCCCTGAAAAAGTCCGTCTTCTCTTTTAAATACAACCAGAGAAGGCGATGCCGCTCAAACGAGCCGCACCGGGGACAAATCGCATCCGGCTGTTCTTCTGAGAATCCGATAAACTTCCGGAATTCTCCTCCGCAACAAGGGCAAGCGTACTTTTTACCCAGATAAAAAAGCGAATAAATATATCTTACCCGCAGATGACATTTTTCAGGGACAATGCTTTTAAAAATGTTTTTTATAAATCCCATAATTATTTGGAGGAAAAGGATAAGATCCGTTCGGCAACGATCCTCCAAGAAAATAATTTCTCTGCGCATTTGCGGCCGTTATGGCCCAGCTCTAATCGCAGTTTTTCGTCGGTTGACAGTTTTTCCAGCGCGCCAATCAGTTCATCTCGGTTGTTATAAGTCACCAGAATTCCGGCGGTGCAGTTTTTGACTTCCTGCGAAAAAGAAGCTTCCGTTGCCAGAACCGGAATACCGCACGCCATATAAGCAAAAACCTTTAATGGAGAGCAAATCCTTTGGGGAGGCATCAGGGCGACCCCAATATCAAATGTATTAATCCATTCAGGAGCAATATCCTTGTGAACCTTTCCCGGGAATAGGACCTTGTTTTTAATATTAAGCTTCTCAGCAAGCGCGATATAATCGTTGAAATATTCCCCGTCGCCTACAATAACGGCAATTGTTTTATCATGCTTTTTCAGAATCGGAGGCAAACTTTCTATTAAAGTATCAACTCCCTGCCAGCCGGCGAAGTTACCGATAAATCCGATGCAAACCACATTTTCCTCTAAGCCCAGTTGACGGCGGCATTTTATCTTGTCCATCGGTCTATAGAGCTCAATATCTACCCCGTTAGCGACGACAACCGTCTTTTTATCCGGTATCGAAAAAGTGTGGCGGATTTTTTCAGCAAGGCGGCTGTCGATGCAAAACAACCTGCTGGCACGGTTAAAGACTAATTTTTCCAGCCATTTTCCCGCTCGGCGTCGCAGCCACATACAGCTTGATTTCCGGTATGATTCTTCGGCGCTGAAAAAACCGTTAATTTCCAACCAGATGGATTTTCTAACTGGCAAAAATCTTAAGGCTAGGGCAAGATTTGGATGGTGACGGACATAAATTTTATCGTAACGGGTATCCCGGCATTTAAGAATAAGGATAAACCAGGCAATAATGCTTGAAACAATCCCTTCAATCAACCAAAAATTAGTCCATCTGGGTAAAACATAAACAGTCAAATTCTTTTCTTTAATGACGGATGGTTTGGGGCTGATAACAACCACATCTGTCTTTACACCAATTTGCCGAAAGGCCTTGGCTAAATCCAAGAGATGCACTACCCGCGCATCCGTCTGGGACATATCTACCTGTGCTAGCGATAATATTTTCATGACAATTGTTTTTTCCAAACTAGGGCATTTATCCAGCGCCATGGAGTAAAACTAAAAGGCATTTTTCCTTCTAGGATGGATTTAAACTCTTTTTGCAGTTCAGGTCGGATAAAAACAGCATCGTTATCTGGAATAGTTTGTAAAAGATTCTCAAAATTAACCCGCTGGGTTTGGGTTAGCCAGATATCTTCCGGAGTGACAAAACCCATTTTGTCGCGGCGCAGACGTACTTCCTCTGGCAATATTCCTTTCATCGCTTGCCGGTAAAGATACTTGGTCCAGCCGTTCCGGATTTTCTGGTTGTCAGGAGCCGAAAAAACAAACTCGACAATCCTGTAATCCAAAAAAGGAACTCTTGATTCTATGGAAAAAGCCATGGAATTTTTATCTTCATAACGCAGTAACGCCGGCAGGCTGGCGGAAACAAACATCTCGTATAATTTCTTTGTTAAATCCCCTGCGCCTTCATACGGATTTTCCTTTTTAAGCATTTGCAGGTATTTATTATGCGGGGATTGCTTCACTCCCTCTTGCCAGAAATCAGTATTCAGCCATTTTATTTCGTGCCGTACCCTTCGGTCGAAGATGCGGTAAAGCCGACGGCTGAGATAGGCGGAAAATAAATCGCCGGCTATTTTAGCGAGAGAAGACTTTCTGACACGACAATATCCGGAAAGCTCCGCCGATAAAGCTGAAAAGCGCAGTTGTTTCAATAACTGGATAAGATAGACCGCGTAATAAGTAGGATACCCGGCAAAGATTTCGTCTGCCCCCTGCCCGTCCAGCATGACCGTTACCCCGCTTTCCTTTGCCAAGCGGAAAACATTCCATTGCGCGTAAGGGCTGCTGGAAATGACTGGTTCATCCTGATGCCAGACAAACCGTTCGATTTCTTCAAATAGTTTTTTTCCCGACGGGAAGGTATAATAGGGCTTGACTTTTGTAAAACCGGTGATTTTATGTATAAACTGGCGTTCGTCATAGATCCTATTCTCAAAACAGGAAGAAAATGTTTTTTGGAGATCCGTTTTATTTTCCAATTGCAGTAATTTATTTACAACGCAAACTATTCCTGAAGAATCTAATCCGCCTGAAAGGCAGCTTCCGATAGGGACGTCGCTTCTTAGGCGCAGTTTGATGCTATCCTCAAAGAGATTCAGGAAAATCTCTTCATATTCCCGGTCTGAACAGCCGGTCAGTTTGCTATTAAGATTGATATCCCAATAGCGGACTGGTTTCGGCATATAGCCTTGTTTGCCAAGCGGTATTTCCAGATAATGCGCCCCGCGCAGTTGTTTTATACCCTGGTAAAAGGTTTCTTCGGAGTGATCAAGCAAGCCGTAAACCAGGTAATCAAAAAGGACACCTGTCTTTATCTCTTTCGCTACATTCTGATGAGACAAGATTTGCTTTATCTCCGAGCCGAAAATAAAATAATTGCCGTCGAAATAATAATAAAATGGTTTTACCCCGGCACGGTCGCGGCTGCAGAAGAGGATGTTTTTGCGCAAATCCAGTATCGCGAACGACCACATCCCGTTGAATTTGGAAAGGCAGTTCACTCCCCACTCCTCATATGCCGCCATAATCACTTCCGTATCCGTCTGGGATTTGAAGCTATAGCCTTTGGCTTCAAGCTCTTTCCGTAATTCGATATAATTATAAACCTCGCCGTTGTGAATTATCCAGAGCTTGCCATTAGAGTAAGACATTGGCTGGCATCCGGCATCCGTCAAATCTATGATGGACAGTCGGCGGTGCCCCAAGCCGACCGACCAGCTTGTGTTTTTGTATACGGATAAATCGGAGGACTTATCTATTATCCTGTTGCCAGAACTCCCGAACAGCAAAAATCCTTCCCCGTCCGGGCCGCGGTGGCGCACGATATCCGTCATCCGCCCGAGTGCTTCCGCGTCGACAGGTTTATTATTTAATGAAACGATTCCGGCTATTCCGCACATAATTTTTACGCTTACTTTGCTTCTTTAGCGACTAATTTTGCCAGCTCCAGTGCCTGCTTTTTAGTGGAAACAGATTTCTCCAACTGCGTTTCTTCCACCTTCTTCAGTATTACCGAAAATAGCGGGCCCGGTTTCAGCCCGAGCCGGATTAAATCATGCCCGTTTATCAGGAGCTTCGGCTTAAGTTCTTCTTTGGAAAGCTTCTTAAACTTCCGCTGGGCGTAATAATGAGGT is a window from the Planctomycetota bacterium genome containing:
- a CDS encoding methyltransferase domain-containing protein — protein: MGFIKNIFKSIVPEKCHLRVRYIYSLFYLGKKYACPCCGGEFRKFIGFSEEQPDAICPRCGSFERHRLLWLYLKEKTDFFRAPLKVLDIAPLRFLQGKYRACPNLDYLSADLSSSWAMLRVDLTKTPFPANHFDCIICYHVLEHIPDDRKAMNEICRILKPGGWGILQTPVDIKRERTFEDPAVPAAEREKVFGHPDHVRIYGRDYFKRLEEAGFIVTPDNYAAMLGDTLIQKHGLLKDEKICVCRKPNK
- a CDS encoding glycosyltransferase family 4 protein, yielding MKILSLAQVDMSQTDARVVHLLDLAKAFRQIGVKTDVVVISPKPSVIKEKNLTVYVLPRWTNFWLIEGIVSSIIAWFILILKCRDTRYDKIYVRHHPNLALALRFLPVRKSIWLEINGFFSAEESYRKSSCMWLRRRAGKWLEKLVFNRASRLFCIDSRLAEKIRHTFSIPDKKTVVVANGVDIELYRPMDKIKCRRQLGLEENVVCIGFIGNFAGWQGVDTLIESLPPILKKHDKTIAVIVGDGEYFNDYIALAEKLNIKNKVLFPGKVHKDIAPEWINTFDIGVALMPPQRICSPLKVFAYMACGIPVLATEASFSQEVKNCTAGILVTYNNRDELIGALEKLSTDEKLRLELGHNGRKCAEKLFSWRIVAERILSFSSK
- a CDS encoding HD domain-containing protein, yielding MKQTKPYISELKDNETIKRVFLVAAKDVKKDKNNRPYFDLKLADKTGSIPAKMWNNANIDRLDKSFAKDDFIYVAGKLEASAKYGRQIIVDSLDRIEETDIDLSDFVRQSGQDVELLFSQLSEAMEAIENPHLSKLGTLFFKDKEFIDSFKKAPASITHHQGYLGGLLEHTVAILSLAKNLLVSYPKLNRDLLLFGVFLHDIGKVKEYQIKLRPDHTDEGRLIGHTVLGILMLEERAKAIKDFPVELLMQLRHLIISHHGEREYGAPVVPMTAEAMALHFLDNIDARLAEYYEITETLPAEAVWTNWLPSLDRRFYRPPETV
- the asnB gene encoding asparagine synthase (glutamine-hydrolyzing); amino-acid sequence: MCGIAGIVSLNNKPVDAEALGRMTDIVRHRGPDGEGFLLFGSSGNRIIDKSSDLSVYKNTSWSVGLGHRRLSIIDLTDAGCQPMSYSNGKLWIIHNGEVYNYIELRKELEAKGYSFKSQTDTEVIMAAYEEWGVNCLSKFNGMWSFAILDLRKNILFCSRDRAGVKPFYYYFDGNYFIFGSEIKQILSHQNVAKEIKTGVLFDYLVYGLLDHSEETFYQGIKQLRGAHYLEIPLGKQGYMPKPVRYWDINLNSKLTGCSDREYEEIFLNLFEDSIKLRLRSDVPIGSCLSGGLDSSGIVCVVNKLLQLENKTDLQKTFSSCFENRIYDERQFIHKITGFTKVKPYYTFPSGKKLFEEIERFVWHQDEPVISSSPYAQWNVFRLAKESGVTVMLDGQGADEIFAGYPTYYAVYLIQLLKQLRFSALSAELSGYCRVRKSSLAKIAGDLFSAYLSRRLYRIFDRRVRHEIKWLNTDFWQEGVKQSPHNKYLQMLKKENPYEGAGDLTKKLYEMFVSASLPALLRYEDKNSMAFSIESRVPFLDYRIVEFVFSAPDNQKIRNGWTKYLYRQAMKGILPEEVRLRRDKMGFVTPEDIWLTQTQRVNFENLLQTIPDNDAVFIRPELQKEFKSILEGKMPFSFTPWRWINALVWKKQLS
- a CDS encoding sigma 54-interacting transcriptional regulator, producing MPKLLIIEGMGKGTTYEISGNTSLGRASSNLIQLFGKQISRNHSIIVKKGSNFIIRDLNSRNGIFVNSKKVEEQVLKEGDEIAIGTVKMIYEPSFDIKTAYGKEDSLIVLPDEESVATSMITTSIPEATIALDESRALTPIKKTGKTIDSEAMKRLEVVNQRLKALYEIASLSGAMMEEEELLKRACEIIFSVIKAERVAIMFSDEAGNEVHPAIIRSPEGPGGDITLSQTILKEVIKNKRAVFSPDIEVDKRFQLSQSIRLDQIKSILCTPLVTKNRLIGAIYLDTRDPQYTFIEDELHLLIAISQQVAIALENTRLYHQVNEEVKILRKKTQEEASLIGEDKSMQDVLDKINKIASSDVTVLLGGETGTGKELIAHAIHYAGNRRDKPFIAVDCSTIPVTLLESELFGHERGAFTGASRMKVGKFELAEGGTIFLDEISNMDMATQAKFLRVLEERKFTRVGGIKVMSINVRIIAATNEDLEMLIKEEKFREDLYYRLAVMPIILPPLRDRKNDIPLLAKHFLRKFAETSKKNITSITPEAMKYLVSYNWPGNVRELRNIIERAVVLGAKTIITPEELPMHITKKAPTHEMMIMENLNKMSLDNILKQVEKQCIIQALTEAKGRKTVAVKMLRISRPTLDKKIKEYDIPV
- a CDS encoding GTPase; protein product: MTKNVLIMGAAGKDFHLFNMLYRNNPQIHVTTFTATQIPHIDDRRYPPELAGNLYPQGIPIKPEKMLTDLIKQDKVEEVVFAYSDVSYNYIDVQRKKVEQAGAVFTLPKTEGLMVKSTKPIVAVCAVRTGAGKSPVSRCVVKILKSMGKKVAVCRHPMPYGNLVEQTVQRYETVADLDKHKCTIEEREDYEPHIRNGIIVFAGVDYEKVLRAAEKEADVVIWDGGNNDIPFFKPNIYITVADPLRAGHELSYYPGRVNFELADVIIINKVDSAKPEEIASVEANARKYNPKAKIVKANSIIYVPDQEQVKGKRVLVIEDGPTVTHGEMGYGAGYLAAKKYGAKEIIDPRPYAKGEIKDTFEKYKQTSSVLPAIGYTPKQMKDMEDSINAVPCDLVLMATPTDLGRYLKLNKPYLFVSYETEEIGKPNLTDILSPLK
- a CDS encoding DUF2341 domain-containing protein; its protein translation is MAKDANFSSAQKFLKTLALFTVFLALLFFTIRNPSLVLSQSSGDKPSGWWDADWAYRNNIEITNQTKTPLNKNYTIDFVIDKNRFGNNASPVLADLRLVYKGTEIPFVIENQDEKAKETTLWFNLEKALPPESKDANYWLYYGNPGATAANFTLFDLLPFYEDFSSGKLDAAKWEAEKEIDYSIRKDNAGKSSLVINSLKDGKDNDWNNRTIKIKNIPPLQGFAIECDILYGDTAGYIEAFYLNVKLTSPVKINDELKNRLNKLVVSLGDDDWETRESAQNALIKIGEPSLESLAKTLKETSDPEVRMRINYILKQINESLKSREITLGINDSWNMYTGDIYAVIAGEQKVNCKYGVLPAEPAIYKASLFHETDGTTTIKINNRKITGKITGELKDMSLLINHYAPYKFYPLECKRLLVREYINPPPKIMIGERVENKK